The sequence TTATCTGAACTCAGCACACACCTGACACTTATGTCTGCACGGTATATTTTTATAAGTATATGTAATACCCCCTGCTAATGTGATACAAGCTCCTTAATGCCCAGATAACTTCTTCAGCGCATGATGATGCACACCTTATACACAGAAGTGTTCAAGCACTGATCATGAGATCTTTAAAAGTTGAATGCCTTTTCATATACTGCTAGTAGGATTGTAAAATATTTCAATCTCCTTataaaacagtttggcaatttcttaaaaagttaaacatacaccaaCCATATGATCCAATGATCCAGCTGGTCAACTTCTAGGTaattttatccaagagaaatgaaagtatatACCATTAAAAGATACAATGTAAATGAATGTAATCTGAACGTAAATGAACATTTAgtaacagctttatttataataaaaaaaatagaaacaatctaGATGTctgtcaatagatgaatggataaacatctATGGTATGTCtttataatggaatactactgagCAATAAAAGGGAATGAACTGTTGATACATGCTATAATATGGTGGCATGTCAAAGTAACTctgataagtgaaagaagccagaccaaaGAGAGGTATACATTGATATAATATTCCAGGAAATGGATGGTAATATATAGCAACAGAAAGCAGATGAATGGTTGGGAGTAGGGGGGGCAAGGAAGGCAGATAGCTTGCAATGGGGTAAAAGGAAACTTTGAGAGTGATAGGTATGTTCACTGTTTTGCTCGTGGTGATGCTTTCATCATATGACATCATATATATTAAAGCATACCaaattgtgtattttatatacatgaaGTTTATTGcatgtcaatcatatctcaataaaactattaaaatctaCTTTTGTCATTGTTAGAGAAGTATAGGcaagatttattaatattttttaacaatCATGAATTAGTAAATCTAAATTACTTCTCATATATACATTGTCCTTCAATTACTCTCCTGTATTTTGATTTTGTTACCATAGATGTCAGACAGAAACATGAGAATAGCATTTCAGATAATCTTTTTAATTTAGCTCAACCCCCTATTAGTAATTTGACCCTTTTTCATTAAGAAGTAAATAATGACATTCTCTagcattttaataattattatatatatttcaattaataTTAGTTTACTCAAGGCCATAGATAACTGACACATGTAGTAGGCATTTTCTGATACATTTgttggagggagaggggagagctCTCTGAAAAAGTAGTAACTTGAAATTAATTTTTGGGTTGAACACTAGGATATTTATTAAAAGCCAGATGTTGacttttttcacatttaattattttaatgagcATGTGACACTGTTAAGAAATAAGCACAGAATCCTTCAAACCTTgtacacatctgtgtgtgtgctcggttgctaagtcatgtccgactctttgcagccccatggactgtagcccaccatgctcctctgtccatgggatttcccaggcaagaatactggagtgggttgtcatcagATGTTGGCTTTTAACAGTTGCTTCACTTGATGAAATGTTGAGTGGATCAGGTGGGGAGTATTATGGCCCTCCAAAGATAGCCACAGTCCTCATCCTCAGGACCTTGTGAGTATGATTAAGTTAAGCATCTTAAGATAATCCTGGATTGTCCAGGTGGGCTCAaaataatcacaagggtccttataagagggaaGTGGGGGTATCAGAGTCAAAGAATGAGATATGACAGTGGAAGAAGAGAAACAATGTTGTTGGCTTTGAAAATGGAGAAAGGGGAACAAGCCAAAGAATGTGCATGGTCTCTGGAAACTGCAAAAGGCAGAGAACAGGTCTCCTCAAATGCCTCTAGAAGGAATGTAATCCTGCCAACATCTTGACTTGAGCCCAGTTAAACTTGTGTTGGACTTCTGACCCTCACAACTATAAGATAGTAAGTTTGTATAGTTGTAAACCAcaaagtttgtggtaatttgttagagcagcaatagaaaaccaaTAGTGAATAAACATGCCAAAATAGGGGAGGAACACTGAGATCCTCCAGACATCTTTGCCCAAAATAAAACGATTCCATTTTATAAACAGACAACCTAATTTGAACTTCCTCCACCTTCCAGCCCGTTACCTCAATTATTTTACATGGATCTGTTTTGTTTGTTACTTGATTGGCATCTCTCCTATCCTGCTTGCCATGGCACAGTTCCAAACCCCACACTTACAAATTTCTTCAGCTGGAATTAATACCTCTTTTCTTTGAATTGCTAATATGGATACaggtatctttttatttctctatttcttgacTGTGCCTCAGCTTTCCAAAACAAAACATCTTTTTGAAACTACCTATGATATGAGGTTAAAAATATGGTGTGATTAATATTACATCAAAGATGCTGCCATGTGATGTCTAAAGGTCAACTGACAAGGACATAACTCATCAACAGAGGAAGTGGAAAGTGGGGAGCACATCTGATTTTCTATACTCCTCAGAATCAGATATAGAGCTCAGGTTCAATAGTAGTATACTTGGCTACCAGCTACGACTAATAGTTTTGTAATAGTAACCAACCCAGGCAAGTTTTTGAAGAATTTGGCACTTACACATTTCATCCCAAAAACCTATGAAGAAAGGGTTATCCATCTGGtggtttcttaaaatgttttttccttatttctgtaCAGATATACTATGATCAAAATGTgagtaattaaatttttttggatAGAGCCTAAGGAAAAGTATTTTgctcaaatttttttaatttaataaataatttaataaaattactttAGGACACTTATAAAGATTAGTGACAAGATTTTTGATGACAGTATTAAAATGTGTTATGATTCTCAAATTTTCCatgtatttaaaatgtgttatatgTTATATACCTCAGAAACATGTAAAAGACATTAACATTAAAATACAAATGGTTTTCTTTAATACATCATTTCATTGTATCAGAAGGTAGTCTCTCGGTGGTGAATTTCTTCACTCATCATAGTTTTGCTTCCTAAGATACGCATGAGTGGACATTTTCTACATCCTGATGGAGACCTGGGCTATCTGTTTCTATGAAGAAAATGGGAAGCATCTGATTGAGAAATTAAGATGATATGGAACCTGAGACCACACAAACTTCTCATGTAAAGGGCAAAAAAGCAACGACTGTTCAGCTagaaataagttattttattttaaaacacatacatattaataaatattattggaAAACTTAATAAATAGCCTTTTATTTACATAAGGCAATTACAACATGCTATGACTACTTCTATAAAGCAGAATATAAGCAAGTATTAGTCATTGACAAATACGTGTGTGTGCTAATTGGAAGCTCTTCTGATAcatttacatgaaaaagattttaCGCAACCAaccaacattttacattttttatctaGTTTTATTCCTCTTTCACAATTATATTCCATTTTACAAGAAAGTTATTTAAAGAGGCAAAAACACTCAGGAATTCTACTGAAAAACAGTACTCTTAAATTTTTCCAAAGTGTAAAAACACTGACATGAGGTTGGGGTTGGGGGCAAATTATTTCGGTCTGACAAATGAAAGAGATTCTGCGCTTTTCAGTGTGACCCTTTGGCACTAATGGTTTGGGAGTTCCTGACATTCACCTGATGTCAGGTAGTTCATGGTCAGGGTTGAGCCACTTGGAAGCAGGAAGTTCAGCATCACCCATTACAAATTCAACACAACAGAATTTATCTGGTTTACAGGTCATTGATTCTTCTGCAGAACATACACCTTTGTGGAATGTCAGAGAAGCTCATTACACCATCAGAATGTGATCTCTCAGTgcagctttttaaagtctttgtttaaCTTCGATATTTTACAACAGAATATATAAAacccttctttttaaaacaaaaaaaaaaaggaaaattaaagctTCATAAAATCATGCAAGCTTTACACCCAGCGCTTCCTCTGTTTACTCAGTGCTTGAAGTTGCATGTCTACAGCATGGTCCTGAGCAGATAGGATGCCCAGTCCATCACTCCCAAGGGGTCCTGTCCATGTGCTCTGGTCTGAGGTGACCAGCATAAGCTAAACATGCAAGTGCTCTAACACAGACACGGAGACCCATCCCACCCTTTAGAggtagagaaactgaggcacagaaaggttaagtgactcaCCTACAGTTGCACAATtcagaggaaaatagaaaaaagaacaaataaatcctCCCGGCTCATGCTCTGGGGCCTAAACTATGCTTTTTTTCATATTGGGTACATTTGAAATAGATGCTTATTTACATGATCATTGTTCTACTGAATATCAACTTTTCACTAGACAGTATTTTTTGATGTAACAGAAAGttacacttttttaaaatataattcttttGTTGCATTTAACCACATGTGAGAAATACtatgaaaataaatgagttgTGAAGTTGGGCCAAATTCTTGTTCCCATTCCTATGTTTCTTAATCTATTCAAGTATATGATGGAGGTATAAGAATCTGGCCAGATGTGAAAACTCACCTATAAGCTAAAGGACAGACCCTCAAAATTCATCACCAGTACAACTTTGAGGCGGAGGTGAGGAATACAGAAAGTTGAGGTATTTTATATGATAAACTTTTATGGTGTGACTGGTGTACAAACTGGTCTTTCTCTTCCTAACTCAAACTAACAGACCTCTAGCTACAACTATGAGTAAAACATACGAAAAACTATCAATAACACAGACATGTCTTTGAGAGGAAGGTCAATGCTAAGGAGTTAATGTTACGTTTTTGGTCCCTGAGAAGGTAGAACACCAAGATTCCATCAAATCCTGCTTGATGGGTGAACTATTTCCATGGTGTCAGACACAGTAAGGACAACTTCATCAGACCACTGGAGCCAACTGGTCAGTCGTGAACAGATCTAAACTAACGCTTCTTCTCTTTGCAGGTTCCTACTCAGTCCCAGGAATTCTAAGTCAGGATCAAGTAGGCATCAAAGAAGAGTGATGGGCAGAGCTCTGCAGATTGCTCTTCTGGGTTAGTTGAGAAGCTCAGAAAAGAGAGGTGTCATCTCCTAACAAGAATTAGGCAGCATGACAGTAGCCTGTGACCAACAAATACCTCAGTCTCCGTGGACGCATCCAGGCCTACAGACAGTGCATCTCAAGCACTTTACAGATCTAGGAACTACAGTCTAGGAACTGGCCTCTAGAAGTGAGCACAGtatttacaaagagctgagaggTCAGTGAAGAAGGAAGATGAGAGGTGACTGCCTACTTCAGTAGTACTTTCTTCTATCAGACGAGAAACCCAAAGAAAAACCCAATCTATTGACCACAGCTAGAATCAActtctggaaataaaactgcataTAACAAATTGGCTTGAAAAGTAGGACTTGAAAGAATATTTCTTATTGCTGAACCAAGCACTAACTTTCTAATGTGAAAAGACCATAATACCATCTGAGCGATGATACCCCCTGAAGACCCACCTGTGGGGAGTTCTTGCTCCCCATGTGGCAGCAGGGAAactggtttatttctggattattCTCTGCAGAGGTGGAGCAGTCCTATAGAACAGCAAAACACTCAGGGTCATCTCGGTGCTGGGTTTGGGTTAGAATCCTTAATAGGCCATATACACTTAACCACTGAGCAGAACAGGAAGCAATCTTTTTAAATGCAAAGATTCAGAGGAGAAAACAAGGCATTGTCCAAgtaagagaggagagaaatggcCTATTTAGGTATCTATCCAGGTAAATGTGCAAGTTTTGATCACAAACATACGATTTTACAGGAGGCCTGAAAACAAGTGGACAATTTTTTCCCTTAGTTTTATCAAAGATAAAACCCAGAGAATAgcataataatgaaaatgtttacttttgGAAAGATCACTGTAAGACCTATCCCCATTCTGGGCCTTTCtctttaaagcttttattttttttaattccaaataaattataaaaacacagatttgtaaaataaatactgTAAGTCAGAAGTTATATGCTCTGTCAAACCTGAAAAGTAGGCTGTTAGACTGCTAGTCATGTCAATTACTTCCAGGCTACAGTCACACTTGGAATACAATGGATGGTATGAATTGCATTCCAGTGGAAGAAAAGCTGTGCATCCTACCAAAGTAATCTGCTAAACAGATATAAATTTGGAAGAGTCTAACTATTCTGGGGCTTATCACCTTCAAGAGATGACAAGTTGTTTATactttgagattttattttactaaaaaaaaaaaaaaaatcatagggaGATAATCCAGAAAATATCACCTCTAAGTGTCTATGGAATACACAGATTAACTGCAACCAGGAACATCAATAGATGGATTTAAATAAACTAAGCTTCACATGGAaactgcaaccaaaaaaaaaaaaaaaaaggtaatttccATGAACTTTCTTATGATACATGTATAGTCAcgtgtatttttttaatatctcaaCTCCTTACCTAGGAAACTATTTTTATGCTGAAAAGTATATTTATACACCTACATTTTTAGAAAGTTCAGTTCAATAAATTAAGGCCTGTATTCCTAAAAATACTGATGATAAAAAACAAACCTTCAAGAGTTGATAAAAAGAGTAATGGACTTCTGGGAGCATTTTACTATTAGTAAATGCTGGGAGCATTTATTAACTATCAGTTACTATAAGatttagaaaattcttaaaatactcTTGCTGCTGTTCACAGCTCACTGACAGCTCATGATCATCCAATGTACTTTTAATTCATAGGGGTGTTTTTTGCTCTAACCTTGTTTTATTTAGCCTCTTTATTCAACACTTTAGGGAACTATCCCTTAGGTCTTTAGAAATGTTCTTTTCAtctaaacagaaaaatacatttttttctattgacaTTCCTTAGTAATTTTAACTGGGTATTATTAAATTCCATGTTCTACTTCACCAAGTCAATCCCATCACCTTACTCAATCCCATCTTTCAACTCGGCTTAGTTCCCTATTTAGACAAAACACTgccctcaggacttccctggtggtccagtggttaagactgcacttccactgcatggggcactgtttcaatccctggtagggaagtcccacatgcctgcagggtgggatggggggaacAATATTGCAGATGAAGTATATGATATCTTGATGAATATCTGCATCACTCTGTGCTTTGTTACTATTTCATACACAGGGAAGGTTACTATAGACAGGCAAATGACCTCTTTTGATCCAAATACTGGGATCATTAATGGCTATTTTGCATTTCAGAAGTTTAATGAGAGATTGGGAGAGGGACTGCAGAGTGCTTTGTCATCTCAAACAACAGGGAGATGGttaaactgttttcatttttgctaGAAATTCTTTCTAAAACTATGTGCTatttgtagcaaaaaaaaaaaaaaaaaaaacttaagcttAATTGCATCCTTTAACTTGTTCCTGAACTCATATGTGCCACTGAACAGTTAACTCTCTCATTTAACAGCCTTATTATCAAGTTAAATAATTTCTTCTTAGTGGCCACAGTGTTTACTGAATGAGAACATGGGTAAATTTAATACTGGATCCCAGTTATATTAGActgaatacaaataaaataccTCATGCTACTTATTCAATTGTCTTTAATTGGACTATAACATGCTGAAAGGGTCAACTTACTCTAATGTGTCTTTCATCTTGATTCTCTTCCAATATACTATAATTTATAACTGCTTTGAACATTTATAGTTTGAATAGTGAAATACTAAAGTATAATCATGGAAGTTGCATTATTCTAATCTAAGAGAACAGACACACAGTAATAGTCAAATTAAGTGAATAGTTCAAGTGATAAAGGCACTGAAATTGATTTGAGCTACTGAAAATCATCCTGCAAATGGAACAGTATATGGTATCCAttcactcttctctctctgtttccaatTAAAATGTCTAGGAGTCAGGGGTAGGAGAGTCAACACATCAGAggattaaaaacaattaaatgtaTATACCTTTGATTTGGATGGAACACCTGAATGTTATACATGCTTAATGCAAAATAACAAGACTAAAGACACATTTACTGTAGAGTCAGACTTCAAGACAACACTTTCTCCTATTTCCAAAGTAAGCTTCTAAATAAGAACATCTGTTCCCCTGCAAACACTAACCAGAATAGGCCCATTCTATTTAAATAATGATAGTGTTTTAAAAGCAAAGAGTATTCATCAAAGCTTCCAGGTTAATGGCAATGAACATAAGATTCCTCTCATCAGAGAGAGATGACACTCAGGCAACCATTGAGCAACTTCAGAGAACAGAAGGCTGAGTCCACACTCCAGTGCTAAGCAACGCATCCTCATTCTCCACCAGCCTATTCAtcatatacaagcaactccaaCACAAGCGATGTACTTGTGtaaatttacttttcttcttcacATCAAATTAGGACCAGAGACCGtatcttctttctgttcctcaagCCATACAATTTCCTATTACATCCTAGTCTGTTTTCACATTAGATTTGTTCATCTCCCCCAGGTTGAAGTTGAACTCTTTGAACACCTGTATAAGGACAATTCCAACGGAGACAGTGGTGAACCCACAGGCCATGCCCAAGAAGTCCACCAGACCCACGTTGCTCCACTCCCGGAAGAGGATGGCTGAGGCCAGCAAGACCAGTGTGGTGAACACAACGTAGTAGATGGCCCCGAACACAGAGGAGTCGAAGCACTCAAGGGCCTTGTTGATGTACCTGAACTGGACGATGATACTGCAGCCAAGCACGGCCAGGAGCACCAGACACAGGCAGAGGGCCCGCTGACTGGACGGGTTGTTGTGGAAGATGTCCTGGGCAGCCAGCCCAATGCCCTTGGTGGAAGGCACGGTGAAGCTCCCCAGCAAGGAGCAGATGCTGATGTAGACCATGATGTTGGTGGGCCCATGGGCCGGCGCAATCCAGAagatgagcagcagcagcatgagcaGCACGATGCACAGGTAGCCCACAAACACTGGAAAAGAGAGGTGCACAGTGACGCGGGGGGCCCAGCAGAGCAGCCCCCATCACACGCTCCACCGCCTGCCCCTGCCACCAGGACATCCACTGCTCCAGGTGCGCCTTGCCAGACCCACCGAGCTCAATCCACAGGAACTTTTTCCCATCACTGTTTTCACCGTTAAAAATTTCACACCTCCTACATATTACAAGTCAATAAATAAGTCTTCTATTAGTAATACTCTGTAACATTAGAAGTCAACATACACACTATGagattgttctttctctttctgcacaCGTGGCAGGGCACACAGAATTACCCCCACCAGGGATCAGGCCCGTGCCGCCTGCAGCGGAAACACAGAGTCCCAACCCTGGACTGCCTGGGGAGCctcaagaattttattttaagccaTGTCACAAGATGGTCAACTCAACAAACCCTAGGCAGAGTACtcctgttgggggtggggggggcagggaaAGAGAGTCGTGTGTGGCCTTAAAGAACATGAAGGAAAAC is a genomic window of Muntiacus reevesi chromosome 3, mMunRee1.1, whole genome shotgun sequence containing:
- the NIPA1 gene encoding magnesium transporter NIPA1, which codes for MGTAAAAAAAAGEGARSPSPAAVSLGLGVAVVSSLVNGSTFVLQKKGIVRAKRRGTSYLTDIVWWAGTIAMAVGQIGNFLAYTAVPTVLVTPLGALGVPFGSILASYLLKEKLNILGKLGCLLSCAGSVVLIIHSPKSESVTTQAELEEKLTNPVFVGYLCIVLLMLLLLIFWIAPAHGPTNIMVYISICSLLGSFTVPSTKGIGLAAQDIFHNNPSSQRALCLCLVLLAVLGCSIIVQFRYINKALECFDSSVFGAIYYVVFTTLVLLASAILFREWSNVGLVDFLGMACGFTTVSVGIVLIQVFKEFNFNLGEMNKSNVKTD